One part of the Chthonomonadales bacterium genome encodes these proteins:
- a CDS encoding Uma2 family endonuclease produces MAVERAPILTPEEYLAREREARTKSEYLAGQVYAMAGASRLHNLVAVNVTTALALALRGRPCEVYAADMRVRVEATGLYTYPDIAVACDEPTFADASQDTLTNPVVIVEVLSDSTEGYDRGRKFLHYQMLESLAEYVLVSQAGARVEVFRRRGTTWLYERADGRDASVRLEALEVTLRLADVYERVETEPEDAQAR; encoded by the coding sequence ATGGCCGTCGAGCGCGCCCCGATCCTCACTCCCGAGGAGTACCTCGCGCGCGAGCGGGAGGCGCGGACGAAGAGCGAGTACCTGGCCGGCCAGGTCTACGCCATGGCCGGCGCGAGCCGGCTGCACAATCTGGTCGCGGTCAACGTGACCACGGCGCTCGCCCTCGCCCTGCGCGGCCGACCGTGCGAGGTCTACGCCGCCGACATGCGCGTGCGGGTGGAGGCGACGGGGCTCTACACCTATCCCGACATCGCCGTGGCGTGCGACGAGCCTACCTTCGCCGACGCCTCCCAGGACACTCTGACGAACCCGGTGGTGATCGTTGAGGTGCTCTCGGATTCGACGGAGGGCTACGATCGGGGCAGGAAGTTCCTCCACTACCAGATGCTGGAGAGCCTGGCCGAGTACGTGCTCGTCTCGCAGGCGGGAGCGCGCGTCGAGGTGTTTCGCCGGCGCGGCACCACCTGGCTCTACGAGCGGGCGGATGGGCGCGATGCGTCCGTCCGCCTGGAGGCGCTGGAGGTGACGCTGCGCCTGGCGGACGTGTATGAGCGCGTCGAGACCGAGCCGGAGGACGCACAGGCGCGGTAG